In Aedes albopictus strain Foshan chromosome 3, AalbF5, whole genome shotgun sequence, the following are encoded in one genomic region:
- the LOC109431922 gene encoding FAM172 family protein homolog CG10038: FKTNSFRVYTYSLIINHSMESGTQIPYINKGRELGYEVLLTNTNDNHRKAAGGGGGGTKGIKGSRNPTEHAVSVFEKYIIPSEPEAVAIVAHSYGGVVTVELAQKFPQFFKEKVFAVGFTDSVHSGSLVPEVIIPIGRNWVTSKEPLDTPLTISKRDLPRHSAGHIKHEMTSYSCMDALFKFFEERYEQFKSDSDSAGPDTKKPKSEL; this comes from the exons TTTAAAACAAACTCGTTTCGCGTCTATACTTACAGCCTTATCATAAACCACAGCATGGAGTCGGGAACTCAAATTCCGTACATCAACAAGGGTCGCGAGCTGGGTTACGAGGTGTTACTGACCAACACCAACGACAACCACCGAAAGgctgccggcggcggcggcggtggaacCAAGGGCATCAAAGGCAGCCGAAACCCCACCGAGCATGCCGTATCGGTGTTCGAAAAGTATATCATACCCAGCGAACCGGAAGCAGTTGCCATTGTGGCGCACAGTTACGGTGGCGTGGTGACGGTAGAACTAGCGCAGAAGTTTCCACAGTTCTTCAAGGAGAAAGTATTTGCCGTTGGATTTACCGATAGCGTTCACTCTGGTTCGCTGGTTCCCGAAGTGATAATTCCG ATTGGTCGCAATTGGGTAACCTCGAAGGAGCCACTAGACACACCATTAACCATTTCCAAGCGCGACCTACCGCGTCACTCAGCAG GTCACATCAAACACGAAATGACATCGTACTCCTGCATGGATGCGTTATTCAAGTTCTTCGAGGAACGGTACGAGCAATTTAAGAGTGATTCCGATTCCGCTGGGCCCGATACGAAGAAGCCGAAAAGTGAACTATAA
- the LOC115266157 gene encoding retrovirus-related Env polyprotein from copia-like transposable element 17.6 yields the protein MKPNRTFFTALILFLNYQLSLTQFSKILNLKQNPGLLTIETGSSFIKIGNHKLFHVIELNNYDPIFTKLLKNIQGLHRFSNFTDLVEILEMKFNTVHSIFNDLQPKIRQKRGLFNVLGTTIKEITGNMDHNDFEQISKIITELQISNKVLTNENNEQFKINLQLQNRINSIINRLSQQQNEITKNIISARLENETSRNFKILRETMKINYNLDNLKSHLENIFESVQLARTKVIPKQILSVEELGFVSNILEQQNIRPNSIEQIYEFLDLSAFYNNTRLIFIISIPRIDNTTYVEFLLEPLLVSNKTLKLPANVALHNGNKTYFTKEKCRRIGVTKLCSLDKLVDITGDSCYSKLLKGLSGNCTFTKYHQPRAVKRITDNHIVITDVRNMEIDSNCGLTRRNLSGTYLIEFHNCSVMINGTKYSNAESYRMEPALVMSLDGLHINQQTLETQPNIDEIHIRNRHQLETITKQHKIQTYTSLSMSTLCFLLSIFAGLLWIVKRRKQISLYLGSSTESNVNPKDQPSRTEVNPTNRDDSSPKGGVVKIEPSWTFPMKSIAFTPMLMATTTTTTPTTTTAMPARSTSSPQAANISSSAPSTQK from the coding sequence ATGAAACCGAATCGAACATTTTTCACCGCCCTCATACTGTTCCTGAACTATCAACTATCCCTTACCCAattttcaaaaatcctaaacctgAAACAAAATCCTGGCCTCCTTACAATTGAAACCGGCAGTAGCTTTATAAAAATAGGAAACCATAAACTTTTTCACGTTATCGAATTAAACAACTATGATCCTATCTTTACAAAACTACTCAAAAATATTCAAGGACTACATAGATTCTCAAACTTTACGGATCTTGTCGAAATTTTGGAAATGAAATTCAATACCGTGCATAGCATTTTTAACGATCTTCAACCAAAGATAAGACAAAAAAGAGGATTGTTCAATGTGCTCGGAACAACAATAAAAGAAATAACTGGTAACATGGACCATAATGATTTTGagcaaatttctaaaataataactgagttGCAGATTAGTAATAAAGTATTGACAAATGAGAATAATGAACAGTTTAAAATTAACCTGCAACTTCAGAATCGTATTAATTCCATAATAAATCGCCTAAGTCAACAACAAAATGAAATCACGAAAAACATTATATCTGCGCGATTAGAAAATGAGACAAGCAGGAATttcaaaattcttagagaaacgatGAAAATCAACTACAATTTGGATAATCTAAAGTCACAtctagagaacatttttgaatcaGTACAGCTTGCTAGAACCAAAGTCATCCCAAAACAAATATTGTCAGTAGAAGAGTTAGGATTTGTCTCAAACATTTTGGAGCAGCAAAATATCAGACCGAATAGCATAGAACAGATTTATGAGTTTTTAGATTTGTCCGCGTTCTATAATAATACAAGATTAATTTTCATTATTTCAATCCCCAGAATAGATAACACAACATACGTTGAATTTTTATTAGAACCTCTTTTAGTTTCAAACAAGACTTTAAAACTTCCAGCCAATGTTGCTTTGCATAATGGTAATAAAACCTACTTCACCAAGGAGAAATGCCGAAGGATCGGAGTAACCAAACTCTGCAGTCTCGACAAACTAGTAGACATCACCGGAGACTCGTGTTATTCCAAACTACTGAAAGGGCTATCCGGTAACTGCACCTTCACTAAGTACCACCAACCTCGGGCAGTAAAAAGGATTACAGACAACCACATTGTAATCACAGATGTACGAAACATGGAGATCGATTCGAACTGTGGTTTGACCAGAAGGAATTTATCTGGAACGTATCTAATAGAGTTCCACAACTGCTCTGTTATGATAAACGGTACAAAGTACAGTAATGCCGAGTCATATAGAATGGAACCTGCACTGGTAATGTCATTGGACGGTTTGCACATCAACCAACAGACCCTGGAGACCCAACCAAACATTGATGAAATCCATATTAGAAATAGGCACCAGCTGGAAACAATAACGAAACAGCATAAAATTCAGACATACACCTCGCTAAGTATGTCAACTCTCTGTTTCCTTTTAAGTATTTTTGCAGGCCTTCTATGGATAGTCAAGAGACGAAAACAAATATCtctttatctaggatcatccacgGAGTCCAACGTGAACCCGAAGGACCAACCAAGCAGAACCGAGGTCAACCCAACGAATCGGGACGATTCGTCTCCAAAAGGGGGAGTAGTTAAGATCGAACCCTCCTGGACATTCCCCATGAAAAGCATCGCCTTCACACCGATGCTCatggcaacaacaacaacgacaacaccgacgacgacgacggcgatgccaGCCCGTTCAACCTCGAGCCCGCAAGCCGCAAACATCAGCAGTTCTGCCCCTAGCACCCAGAAGTAG